The window GGGCCATTACCatttgtcctatcactacttgcccttgttTGTTTGCTAAGAGTGCTTTAAGTGTGAGATAGGAGGTAATTATTCCCATCATTTGAGAATTAGTGAAAACTTAATTAGGATATTGTGGCagttttacctttaaaaatgaagcaaattaaCTGGTAAAAGTTTAGtactggaagaaaaggaggactATGACCCATtaggaaaagactgaaaaagacAAGACTTTTCTAGTTCTAATTACAAAAGAGATGTTTAAAGAGATTATACATCTTCCAAAAGATAAAAGCTGTTGTTTGGAGAACACTGGACaagagttttttcttttttccttcctggaaaGCATAAGAAGGTCGAAGTTGGATTAATTTTGAGGGCctcttgaggtcccttccaatcctgCATTTTTACAGTTCTTCAGTTTGCACGTTGGAGGCCTATTAGCTTTTACATGCCAATGTACAAGCTTCcttccaaatgcatttttttctggttttggattCTTTTGGGTagtcatatattttaaaacagatttctttgctgctgcattcTTTCCCTACTCATTACATTACTTTCCTCGTCTACAAAACAGAAATCACTTTCAATCTCTCTTATTTGTTGCTCCTTCCATGGTTATAATGAAGATTATCCACCCTGCTATTGACAGCTATATGTCCTATGTAACTATGTTCTATGATATTGTTCTTTTAATACACTACAGCTGTCTTTCAGCCGTACAGCTCTGTGACTGTGTTAGGATCAAATGAATAGTCTGTTTTGCACATTCTACTGGTTCTGCTGGAAACAAGCTCACTGGATGGAGATTTCATGTATCCTCTGCTGATAAAGTTCTTACAGACACAGAATCCTTCtaagacattatttttttatatattaaggTCTTTTTAATCTCTAATTTTCAAAGCACATGCTAGCACAAACATTGTAAGCAAGTTTAAAATCTTCCTATGTTTTAATGCTGTAAATCTTTGACATTGTAACGCTGATGAATTTGGAAGTAGGTAGAGATATTTCTTTCTAACCTTACTGTTACTTCCTTGTTGAGATCTCCATTGTTCTGTATGTTTCCCTGAACAGTGAAGTGCTCTTGCTGGTTTTTGTCATCTGATGATTGATTTGATGCAGTAGTGCATGGATCCTGCTTAGCTTGGGAGTTTCCAAAGGTTATTTAGCCTTGGAGTGGTTCCTCTTGATATTTATCATCAACATTCAGGTCTTCTAGCAATTTGCAATCAAATCATGTTTTGACAGTCTCTATGGAATCTCGTCTTTTAGGGCAAAATGAAATAGCAGATGCAGCCCTTTTTCATACCTCTGTTGCTTACCTCTTATTTCGCATCTGTGTAGCTGTTTTCTAGCCACGTGAGAACTTCAGCAGGACTGAATTATGGTCTCTGCATATAAGTAGGCCGCATTTAAGTTATATACAGTAATACATATAAGTTGCATTTTGCAGGTAGTGAAATTGAAAAATGTATCAGTCTGTGCATTTTTTAAGCCTTCTATATTTATCTTGTAAACAGTCATTTGGACCTGAATCCAgccttttctcctctgaagactttttttaatactcGTTTTAGTATCTTCTGAAGAAGACTTCCTTTGGCAGAGTACTGCAGTTACATTACAACAGCTGAGGTTACAGGGTTTCTCATGGTTTTAGTTGGCTGTTCTGGCAGAAATACCACGAgtcagaaatgtctttttatgTCCACTGGCCTGTTCTCCCCCTAAGTATTTACCAGTTCTGTAAGGATTATAATGCCTATGATTAACTTGTTTCCTTTGACTTGTTTTGCCTGTTGTGGGgaaggtatttttttcaatCCTTACTGCTGATTTGTTGAATTGCTGCAATGTCTACTTGTTTTGTCCTCATTCTGATAATGCTGATTTGGTGGCAGGTAGAAAGTTATTTAAGAAAAGTTCTGTACATTCgatttttattagtatttttaggGTaagttttaagtatttattttcctatctGTTGCTGTAGATTGgcccattttctttttgatgtgtTTTCTAAGGGATTTTAGTCACTTGAAAAACATAGATCCAGTTATTTGCCATATGAGCAGCTTCAGCCTATATATCTCTAAATTATGTTTCCCCTCTGGCTTTTTTGtctactttttccattttacctTTGATTTTCCCAATATTTTTTAGTCTTATCAATCATGAATCttcctttctactttctttcctttgtaaaaGTGCCACAGTTCTTGGCTGAGTAGTTTTAACTCTGTATGTatgggtatttatttatttatttatgaatacTGCAACTTTAATTGCAATATGTCAAAGCACTTGGCTGTTCTACTTACTACTCAGCCTCTGCCttgatttgctttgcttttgacaGTGATTGATCTGTTCTGCTGTTCATGCTGGATTTACTCACAGCTCTGTTGTGTTCGACTGTGGACTGCCTTGTTTTTATGTTgatgtttattttctatttcaaggtgatctggttttattttcttagtttcACAGTGAAAAGTTTGTGACTTCTGTTGATGCTTGTTGGTCAGTGCATCTCTGCATATGGCAGAAAGGATGTCCATGTCACTTGTTCCAGAGAAAGTTGATGAGGGGCACTACCCAGTCTTGGGTTTGCCGTGTGGTACATTTCAGGTCTCTTTCTTGTGTTGCTTTATGAGGAAAGAGGGTTTGCAAAAGTCAGATTGGTCAGCAAGCATACATCAGTGAATCTTTGGCCATTTTAATTGCTTCTCAGTCTGtgctttcctgtttgctttctgttcctcAGTTGTTTATTCGAGAGTTGCTCACCAGTGGGAGTAAGTAATGGTTTGGTATTCTCATGACCTCGATTAGGAAGTTATTATAGAAACATCTCTGTTCTAAACTCTTCTTTCTCCTGATCCAAGTCAGGCACTGGATTATTGCTTCGAATCTGGTACTTAACGATGCATGGTTTGATAGgtggcaaataatttttttttttacagaacttATTATATGATGAGTGCTACTTGCTCTAAATGCCCTCTGTCATTGCAGCTTGAGCAGTGGGCATTGCTTTGCTTACATGaagtgctttttattcaggcttGTCAGTTGGTTATGATTGATCCTGaattggtttttttgtttgttgtggggggtggggagtgaaGTTTGGTTTTGCATTCCAATGGTAAGCATTGTTCTCTCTTTGGCAGCATTGGACTTCTCAGGATCTTGCTTTCCAGAGAATAGCTTTTGTGGAGCTTTCTTAAAATCTTAGAAACTGATGCTGGGatccccccttttccccccttttccccccttttccccccttttccccccaattttcccccattttccccccttttcccccatttcccccctttcccccaaTTTTCCCCCCaatttccccccttttcccccacttttccccccttttccccccttttccccccttctttttccctgaGACTGGCTTGCTGTAAAACTGTCAACTCTTCAATATATTTACTTGACCAATAATCAATACAAGTCTTGAGAAGAAATCAAAACTAATATCTTCCAATGGAAGAGTAGAGAAGGAACAATAATGAAAGAGACAAATATGTACATAATTTGATAAAGTTAACCTTAGAAATTTATCTGAAACTCTAGGTTTAATATTAAGAGTCTAAGGCTTAGATTCATATTTTGGCAGCAGAATAGCCTGACGCAAACATTTTTTGGAAGCATTACTTGAGAAATGCCAGGATCTTGGTTTGTGATACTTgcataaaaatggaaagctgaAAAGATATCTTGGTAGCTTCAATGTAATTTCTTACTTGCAGTAGACCTAAGCATAAGTCTAATgatcatttttatcttttacagGCTGGTTGCACCTCTGTTCGAGAACTACAGCAGCATTTAAGACTCAAAAAGAGGGTTATTCTTGAATCTTGCAGAGCATTAATAGATCTTGTTGAAGAAAGAACCCATATTCTACCAACTgcaaaaaaggtaaaatgcaAAAGAGTACAGATCACTTCTGAATTCTGCTGAGCCATTTGTAGAGGGTGCTTTCCTCAACCACTTGTTATTTTCACTGGCAGGGGTTGCCACTATCAAAACTCAttaatctgctttttaattCTGGTTCATTACCTTAACCTATCAGTGTAGGTAGATAAGAGTAAATTTAGTTGTCTTTACTTGAAATTGATTTGCATGATACTTCCTGACAACTGAGTTGTATGGAGGAGTAATCTCTAACAAAGAGTTAGTGACAAACAGTAAGGGGGAGTGTACAGTCTTAATTGGCACAGTTGCCTAgatattgaatatctgtctGTGATCTGACACATTACAAAAAATGAGCTGTCATAGATCTGTGTAAGTAAAATTGATTTTATAATGGAGGCAGAGTGAACTGTGGGCTGAGAAGGTGATGGAGGTTGGGAAAATGTTATCTTAGTAAGTTGCTCAAAATAAGCCTCCTAATTTGTTTGAAATGGAGTTGATCTCCCTTTCAGTTAATGTTGTGGTCCCTTTCAAATCAGCCTGGTTTAGACAACAAAATTTCAAGCAATTAATGcagtaatataaaataaattctagtACCTTAAATCTTCTTTGGACAATTAATCATATGGCAGTTCAAGATGTATACACGTGATGTTTACAAGCAGAGAATGAGTTGTGCTTTTCACGATACCAtgtgttttaagaaaatgcaattCTGTCTTTTTAATCTATGGTAGAGAATAAATTAGTTTATatagatttcattttaattgtctTAAAAGCAATTCTGGCAATCATTTGTGGTAGAACACAAAGTAATGCAGTATAAAAAGAACTAATATCTCCACTTAATTTATCTAAAAACCATTTTTCTGTAAGGAAGGTCTTGTGTCTCTATGGGATGATGTAGAAAATCCTCCTCATTCTCTTACTAAAGAGACATCGTTGGCGTCTAAAATCCCAGAGCACTTCATAGAGAAATTGTGGCAGCGTGTTGTGGGTGACAGCTTGGTAGTTGGAGTAAAACTGACTGAATCATTTTACTTGTAAGTATATGAATTTATCTAATAATTTCATTGAGTAGTTTTATTGAAACTGAATTTGCAGTTTAAGCTTTGCAGTAGCAAGAGTGGATTTTTGAGCTTTGAACTTTCTCATTTTGAACAGCTGTATGTAAAGTGTTTCGAGTGTGTATCTTATAAAAAGTCTCCAGTAATGATGTGGCTATGACAACAGAGTtttctttgacaaaaaaaatggtTGTTATAGACCATGTTGACATAGCTATGCTGACATCAGTATGTAGTGTAGGTAAAGCTCTGTCTTAGCTATACAGTTTCTGATGCCCTACTGTTAACATCTTGCCATTCCTAAAGAGTGATTTGTTTaaagtgcagaagaaaacattttaaattctctgaTCAATTTAATAAATACTCCACTTTTGAATTGAACTATGCTACAGTCAAGTATCCaatcaaataaaatttttgCTAAGCTTATGTATTGTGTAAATGATGTGGAACAATCAGCCATGCACTACTTTAACCTTCTTAttattgtctttaaaaatatttttttatgctgttcATTTTAATTGCTCAGTTCTAGTTGTAAATACTCCTTATGTCATTTCCCCCTTACAGGGAGGTAGCTAATTTGGAacacagttggaaaaaaaatacacagggtGACACAAAACAAATTTATGATGTGCATTGTGTAATGTAAACTTTGGTGGAGTCAGAACTTACCTTTTGACCTATATTCCCACAAGCAGTGTAGCTGAGACTGTGTTAGGGTAAGCTTAAAGACTATTTATGCCACTGAAAATCATTCAAGTGGTTGTGAGGGAGCTGACCTGTTACGCCCTTTGGCTATTCCGCTGGAGCTGCGGGTATATTATTTCTCAACTGCCAGATTGCTATAACTTTACAAGAAAGTTGACCTCATCTTCTTGACAGCCTCTGTTAAGAGCCACTGAGGCAAGAGATTGTTTTTGCCTTTCTAGTGTTTATTCTTTTAGCTTTGATGATGATGactttgtttttgaaaatgaaatactgaattcCTGTATAGCTTCAGAAATCCTCAGAAGATTTGGAGCCATTCTTTAAAAACCAGCAGCGTTAGTGCCCTGTTGCCCATTTTTATAGTAGAGAAAAGATCTGTGAAGATGAAGTCATTTGTCAAGGGTTACCTGGTAGGCTAGCAGCAGAACCTAGCTCTTCTGAGCTGCAGTTGAGTACTATATACAACCACCTGTGGGTTTGGGGAAGAGGGTTTGCTTTGTCTCTACCCCCAACACTGTAAGTCtttattgattatttttgtgcttCCTACTAATGCAAGATTGCAGTGATGTTTTAGATTGCGTTGTGAGGTGGTGATAATTCTCCGCACAGAAAATTAGACATTCATAAGACTTTGAGATGTCAGTGACATCCTGAGACTGAATTGATTGACAgcataaaatattcattaagaAAGGATCTGAAATAGTAATATTAGGATTTCATTGAAAGAACCCTGTGTGGAATAAAGTACTTCATACATTTCAGGAAATTACTGCATGTTTAAGGTTTAATtttaaaccttttattttactCTCTACATTCAATTTTGTTTGAATATCTATAAAACAATATAGAACATCAGAAGAGCTTTTAGTCCTCAAAGATAGCAGAATTGAttctttctgggttttgttattaaaagaaagttaaatctttaaaaatgtcatagAGTTATCTGCATGGGTTATGTggaattttcagcattttctgggTGAATTAGACATCCAAATTCTTTCAGTTGAAATGAGGCATCTACCTCCTAGAAGCTCTTAGAAAATTCAGTGcacattttgaaaatcttaATACTAAGCTTAGATGAAATAGTCATTTGAAGGACTTATACTCTTTGCACAATCTATGACTTAACCTGGAATGATATTGGAGTTTGTGGTAGTCTTAAATGTTTGTATATATCTGCAAAGTTCTGGTTATTTGTCAGAAGGCAAAATACAAACTGGGAGTGCAGTCATCTTGTATGGATTTTCACAGGTCCCTGAGTGATGTCAGTTTATCTTTAGTGATGGATCAAgacttttctttgatttctccGATTATCAAGTGTCGAAATAAAATCATTAAGCTGAACAAAGCCTTCTCAGCATTGTCTGTATCCTCATGCCAAATTGAGCCTCCtccaaaaaagatgaaattggACTTGCATAGCAAGAATGATCTGAAAAAAGAGTTTCCTAAGAGATGTTCGAGAGTTCGGCTGGACGGAGCAAAGACAGTCATTGCTGTTACCAACCTTTCACCATTATTGGCATTTCATCATGTATGTTGCATAGTTCTTCTacatgcaaagaaacaaaatcgTCAGAATGATAGTTTACAGGAGAGCAAAAAGATTACTGTACTCTGTggaaaaattttattaaatctgGAAGATatatcaaatgaaaaatattcaataaaGATGCTAAGGGATAATAATTACTTTACAGGTAAATGGATTGATATAATTTGGATTCATAAATATATGATTGATTCTTCTGTTTACTCTTAAGTGATGCCAAACTAAGTTTTCAAGATGTAATCACATCTGTCTCTGAACACAAACTGCATAGACCTGTTGTGAATTAAAAGCGGGGTGAAATACAAGATGGAACAAGATGGAAAAAGTGTTAAGTGAGTTGCTCTAAGGTTTTGTGCTAGCATTGGTGCTGAAGTGTATCTGGAAAGGTTAATTTTGAAGATAAGTCTGAGTACAGAATGCTGAAGCCTGcattttttctataaataacaTATTTACTGTTGATTAgatatgtacattttttttctgacatagTATTACCTCTTAAATAATACCAAAGTAATTGAAGCTTTTCCTCATGTACATGTCTATTAaggtcatttattttcctttcttttaatattcCTGATTGAATGGATTTTGAACCGAGCATCTGCTCATGTAATGAAATGTCATTTGATTGTTTGcagtgaattttaatttctttcttcctttaatgCAGCATCATTGGCTAAAGCCAACATGTCATCCTGCTATCACAGGAGACTTTTTTTGGCAAAGTGACTTTTCTCTTTAGAGCTTTCGCTATATAGGCGGGGCTATCAGCTATTTTGCTTGACAGAAGTAGGTATAAGAATTTATGTGAGAAGAAAATTCCCAAAGAATCCCTGAATGCAGGTGCAGAATCTTAAAGTAAAACTGAGAGTGCGAACCAAAAATCTAAGCACGTTTAATGCATGCAAcatgatgaaaatatttaggtCAAATATCCTTTTACCATATTTTCTTGTAGGTTCCTTGGAAGATATAGTTGCTGTCCTTGCAGTATCTGTCAGATTCTCCTTTCAGATTATGTCTTCTGACTGCACGCTGACTCCAGTAAATTCATGGTTACTGGGAGAAATGGAGTGCATACCATTTAAGGAATGCCATGATAACATGTTCTGTCATAAAGCAGGAAATGTGTATGGTACAGTTTTTAACTGGACCCTGAAAAATCCATTTGAAGGAGTGCTAACGTTGTTTTGCAGGTAAAATTGCTGAACAAGTGTAGAGTATATTTATCTTGCATACACGTTTTATCTTTACGCTATTTCTTACTGGTACCATAAACAAGGGCCAAAATTGTAACCAGTATGATTCTAATATTATGATATGATAACCATCAGCaataacagaattattttcaaatcagAACTATGGCAGAACCTGAAAtgcattgtttatttttgtctagGCTAGAACATTGAATTACAAATAAGTCTAGTATCCATTAATATCTGCTTGGTactatttcttttgttcatttcaTTGCATCATaactttatattaatttttcttagaTTATTCATagtataatatatattttttctttaacatttgtTGATTTAAAAAGGTAGTCCTTAAGgggatgttaaaaaaaaacccaaacaacaacaaaccctaAGTTAtactaaatttaaattaatttctatgtCATTTTGTAGTTAGTACTGCAACATAAATTTAGTCTAATTTTGTACATATTTCTGATATATTTATTTCCTATCTTCCAtgactttgaaaaggaaatgatCTGAAGAGTCTCggttatttccttttcttatgtAGATTCTTGGACAAATGTCTATAAAATTTCCTGAACCAGGCTAAACAAGTTAGTAATACTGCCATAATTTATGATTTAGCTGGATAAGGCTCACAACATAAAAAGTACTTCTCAAGTATTGAGAATATTGCCTGTCCTGAAGCattcaagctaaaaaaaaaaaaaaaaaagtatgtatatCTCTTAAGAGTCTCTAATTTATAGTGAGGTGCAATCTTTTACTCAAATTAGGAGTTGATTTCCTTCTTTTAGGACAGGGGGTAATGGGcttaagctaaaggagggtcaatttagattagatgttagaaagaaattcttcactgtgagggtggtgaggcactggaacaggttgcccagagaggttgtggaggccccatccctggaagtgttcaaggccaggttggatggggctttgggcaacgtggtctagtggagggtgtccctgcccatggcaggggggttggaaccagatggtctttaaggtcccttccaacccaaaccattctatgattcttttatgtaaaaggaaaggctgaagtatttaagaaatcaatcattaaaattttaagctTCAAGACTTTTGGTTCCTTTTGAAAAGTTAGGTTACTTGATACTATTCACTTTTGATCCAATTTTGCATTAATAGTTAGTGAGCTGCATGTTTATGGTGTAACTAtgattgtattttctgtatctttttttttccccatctttggATTGATCTTTTATCCAGCTAGGATATTTCTGTGATAGGTGGGAGCTACagactaatttttttcacagcctttcagaaccaaaataaattatctaAGTAGTGGAATGTTAAGATAACTAAATTGAAGTAGAAATACTGTAAGTAAAAATGCCTTTCTGATTTGTGTGAGAAAACTGGCTACTTAAGGAtgcttgtggggttttttagttattttttgtttggttttggtgggttggggtttttttcctcagatttttgggtgttttttccatcaaaagACATCTTCCAAGGAGTTTATCTGGCCAAACACTGGAAATAAGACTTTGGGCAAACTCTATATTGCTCTTAGAATCACAAATGTGTCACTGTGTCATATATGCTACACTGGTATCCAGGAGAGTAGGTTCCCTGATGAttgtttttcagtaattttgaaTGTCTGATTTTTAAGTGCAACTTTCCCTCTCCAGTGagcatttaaaaaagacaaGCTGCGGGCCACCTAATAGCCATGCTGTACATACCTATTGATAGTGACAATCTATGAAAATAAGTGACTTTTCTGCCCCTAAATGTAGACCAGACAACATGTTTCCTTTGTGCTATTACATGTGACCTTCATATACAATGAAATGCTTCTTAAAGAAACAAGTGATGCATATGTAACCCTAAGCAGGAACATATATTTTAGCATAGAATATTTATGTTGCGGAAGTTTGCTTAGTGTCAGTTCTTTTGATGTACAGTGGCCAGTGTGCGCGCCACTAGAAAGCCCTTGTTTATTCTTATATGTACAGTACACATAATAGTTAAAGCCATAATCAGCCTAAGTTTTTGCCTGTTTGATATCAAgtagctttgttttattttccactatAGAATTTATAGTAGGTAGCTTTAACAGCAACgataataataatcataatcaTCGTCatcttattttacagaaatctgACTGTcttgttccagtgccttcaTAGCCTTACTAGATTTCTCCCACCAAGGTGCGATGTAAAACTCCTGAGATCTGGAAGCAAAGGTGTGCTTACTGAACAGTTAGCACtggctttggaaaaagaaattctcaCCTTGAGGAGTTCTTTCTTCTCAAAAGAAAGTAAAGCTGAAAACAGTCTGACATGGGGGAATGAGCCTGGCAAGAAAATCAGTGATTCTCCTGTGGCTTCTTTACTTGACAGTGAGGAAGGAGTTCAGCAATTCAGAAAGAAGCTTCAGAATGAACGGGAAGAGTGTGTGCTAAGTATGAATCAAACAATGAATGGTGCCCTTTACcagaaaattgctttcaaaatagCAGAAGCTCAGCTGAGTTCAGATATGATTGTGTGGAGACTGATCAAGTCCTAGAAACTATTCactaaatttattttgaataaagttttatcaaaattatactattaaataatatttatattttcatgagTGCTTATATTACTTTTTATTCTACAGCTCAGGTATTTCTACAGATGAATactgattttttgtttgatgACTTGGAGCTGGTTTGGCAAGACTTTAATACTAACAATAGCTGAGGTTTGAGAGGTCTGTTCCCACCTGGAATCCAGTGGTAGGGCTAATCTCATTGGTAAATGCTGGAGGAAACTGTCCTTCCTTGGATGTTAACCTGGCTTCAATGTCAGAAGATTTGGTGGTTGTTTCCCTGGGTCATAAATGATTGCTGATACTAGCTGCTCAGTGCTatcaagttttctttaaacaatGGGCAACTCTTTGCCTattcttcccttctctggtttGAACGAGATATCGCCTATGCATCCAAGAAGAGAACTGCCTGTGATTGTACAGGTACTACTTGCTGAAGTAgttactttttaataattttttcccaccatttttcagcttcatgAGTGGCAGAAAGcttagaaaaaacccaaatcacaatattttgcttctttttgtctctgctttATGTAAGCAAAACATTCCTTGTGTTTGTCACCATTTTTCTAAAGTTgtcaaaattttgcttttcagttttcccGTAAACAAAGTTTTAATAGTTAACATCTGCAGCATGCACTCTGGCAGTAAAAGCGTGGTAGCGAGAATGGAAGATATTTATTGACTCAAAGGAACACTGACACTTCAGAATAATTCTGTATCTTTTTCTCATCAGAAAGTTCAACTTCTGTATGTATGTCCTCCAGAAGTGTTAGAGCAGTGGTGTTTTTCAGTCTGAGGCATCTTCTGATATTGACAACAGGAGTAAAACAATGTGCATCTAAAGGCAAAATGCTAGCTAAAAAACCAGTGAGAGAACACTGCTTTATAAGTTCAACCCAGTTTAGTGATGTAGTCTCACTTCTGAGATACTCAAAGTATTAAATGTCTCTATATAGAAGGGAAATCTTGCATGAAGATGTCAAGAATGCTTTAAGAAATTCTTACGGGTATTTTAAACTCATTATGTACTGGATGAGAAAgaattgttaaaaaaaccctttctttGTTAACCCACAGTTCTGTTCAGCCAAAGCTTGGGAGCTCATTGTCAGGGCTTGGCAGCCAGTTGTCAATGGAATTTCCAGAAGAAAGTTCCTGATTATAAACGcttaaatgaagcaaaaaatcTCAAAAGTGCAATCCTGTAGCTTGCAGCTAAGGCCAAGACCTTGGTAAACTAGCTGAGCAGAAACTTTCAGAGCTACAAAGCTACTATTCAGCTCAGGGCACTTGAAGGAGTTTATGCAAAGCAGCGTAAACAGGCCAGCAGTTGATTTTTATTAGCACTGCTATAGCAGCCTGGTGGCATGTAGTGAATCATCACGCATGTCTGTCTTTAAAGAGAAACTTCCACTTGTGTTTGCATCCCTTTACTGAACTAGTAGAGTGGGACAAATGAAGAGAAGCTGCTAAGGACAGAAGTTTCCCGTTTCTAATTCCATGGAGTTGTTACTTAGCattatttaaaagcagcaaacagaaaTCACAGGAGTGTGCAAGCGTAATTA of the Grus americana isolate bGruAme1 chromosome 1, bGruAme1.mat, whole genome shotgun sequence genome contains:
- the FANCB gene encoding Fanconi anemia group B protein — protein: MLLGEEEQFLSYNGEVLIFHLSKTKHVEGVADKTTNLCVRRMVFDRDTKLFVQKSSGVFNMRASHLKIEIVCCSCTMDSRTGIILPCILMKKKKRNNVVKYLLLLLHSSNQFEQSFHFKLDYEMKEDIRLFTGPSVLWRHASKLFYISSDTCTVLSAPVQLSSVVWTGEIEDEGTVVLGIRTACLPESEDEDEFSTSDRAIWGREFFGYAVETQKMLTGTCFMPHAYSRVVSSVYVCKNEILKKQLRISLVAITHKNQLIWFQDGLPKGVCELPYEKPCSVKTAVTSSNGLLFIVSFASGNICVVQRRDSLQVASKWQKVKSVLVDDFIGSGSEQLLLLFKDDSNTDVLSTFRITDLGEVNYASDINYKRDVPTVEGLQENGLLTVQALETRLQAGCTSVRELQQHLRLKKRVILESCRALIDLVEERTHILPTAKKEGLVSLWDDVENPPHSLTKETSLASKIPEHFIEKLWQRVVGDSLVVGVKLTESFYLSLSDVSLSLVMDQDFSLISPIIKCRNKIIKLNKAFSALSVSSCQIEPPPKKMKLDLHSKNDLKKEFPKRCSRVRLDGAKTVIAVTNLSPLLAFHHVCCIVLLHAKKQNRQNDSLQESKKITVLCGKILLNLEDISNEKYSIKMLRDNNYFTGSLEDIVAVLAVSVRFSFQIMSSDCTLTPVNSWLLGEMECIPFKECHDNMFCHKAGNVYGTVFNWTLKNPFEGVLTLFCRNLTVLFQCLHSLTRFLPPRCDVKLLRSGSKGVLTEQLALALEKEILTLRSSFFSKESKAENSLTWGNEPGKKISDSPVASLLDSEEGVQQFRKKLQNEREECVLSMNQTMNGALYQKIAFKIAEAQLSSDMIVWRLIKS